The following coding sequences are from one Triticum aestivum cultivar Chinese Spring chromosome 5A, IWGSC CS RefSeq v2.1, whole genome shotgun sequence window:
- the LOC123107760 gene encoding uncharacterized protein produces MATTHSSKPRHRSEASAPATSVAVAAARAQDAPKPPLRRSAAFQPRRSHSHPQPHAHGHQRCDSEAISRSGRQPRCGEVAGGTAAGCAAVCCCFPCVMVEVVVLATVRAPAALCRRAVRARRRRRSASAGQAVDMYELLVDDGTVAGPGDAAVVWPAGQPPEEEAGETEKEVWSRFYGAGFWRSPSSLGDENR; encoded by the coding sequence ATGGCCACCACCCACTCTAGCAAGCCCCGCCACCGCTCGGAGGCCTCCGCCCCCGCCACCTCCGTGGCCGTCGCGGCGGCGAGGGCGCAGGACGCTCCCAAGCCCCCGCTCAGGCGGTCCGCGGCCTTCCAGCCGCGCCGCTCGCACAGCCACCCGCAGCCGCATGCGCACGGCCACCAGCGCTGCGACAGCGAGGCGATCAGCCGCAGCGGCAGGCAGCCCCGCtgcggcgaggtggccggcggcaCGGCGGCCGGGTGCGCCGCCGTGTGCTGCTGCTTCCCCTGCGTCATGGTGGAGGTCGTCGTGCTCGCCACGGTCCGCGCGCCTGCCGCGCTCTGCCGGCGCGCGGTCCGGgcgcgccggcgccgccgctcgGCCTCTGCGGGGCAGGCGGTGGACATGTACGAGCTGCTCGTCGACGACGGCACCGTGGCCGGGCCCGGCGACGCGGCGGTGGTCTGGCCCGCGGGTcagccgccggaggaggaggcgggggagaCGGAGAAGGAGGTGTGGTCGAGGTTCTACGGCGCCGGCTTCTGGAGGAGCCCCTCGTCGCTCGGCGACGAGAACAGATGA